The sequence below is a genomic window from Terriglobia bacterium.
CGTACCTGATCGGAAGTACTTTCCTCGAATCAGTCGAGTTGAAGTTTTATGACGTGCGCGCGAAATTCCGGCAGGAATCCGGCCAACCCAATGATGTGGCAATCATCGCCATCGACGACAACAGCCTGACCCAACTGGGCCGTTGGCCGTGGCCGCGGTCGCGGATCGCAGCGATGCTGGACAAAGTGGGTTCGTACGGTCCCAAAGTCATTGGATTGAACATCCTGTTTTCGGAGCCGGACCATAACCCGGGAATCGCAGCGCTGGATCAACTGGCTACACGGTACAAAGAACTTGCCGAGTCGAAGGTCGTCATCGAGAACGATCCGGCCAGCAAAAAGCCGCTGGCGCCGGGTGCGCCTTCCGCCATTCTGGAGGCGATCGATACGGCAAAGCAAAGCCTGGATGAGGACGCGAAGCTGGCTGCGTCTTTAAAGGGTAAGAAGGTCGTCCTTCCGATGTTTTTCGATCTCTCTGCCGGGCTTGGGGGCAAACCGGATCCCTTGCCGCCGGAAATCGCCCGCTCGGCGATGACAATTCTTCCGTCCGGCAGCCCGAACTATGTAGTCTCTGAAAAAGCGAGTTACCCTGTGGCGCTGTTTATGGCCGATGCGGTTGGGATCGGCCACATAAACGTCGTGCCCGACAGAGATGGAACAGTGCGCCGCGTCCCCGTGTCCGTCGCCTATGGCGATGCAATGTATCCGGCATATGCGCTGGAACTGCTGAGGGTTTACCTGGGCCTCGATTCGAAGGACCTGAAAATCGCGCAGGATGACAAAGTCATCCTGGGAGGGATCGAAGCGCCCCTCGATGAAACCGGCTTGATGAACATCACCTTCCGTGGGCCGGAAAGGACGTTTCCCTACTATTCGTTCTTCGATGTTCTCAACGATAAAGTGAATCCCGACCAGTTCAAGGATCGCATCGTCCTGCTGGGTTCGACGGCTATCGGACTGGATTCGCGCTGGGTGACGCCTACCGGGACGAATTTCAACAGCGTTGAGTTGACCGCGAATATTATCGACGACCTTCTCACCAAGAAGTTTCTGGTTCGTCCATCCTGGGCGCGGGCAGCGGAACTGCTTTTGATTCTGTTTGTAGGAATTTTTGTCAGCCTGCTCCTTCCACGCATGAAAGCCGCTATGGGCGCAATCGTCTCCCTGGTGTTTCTGGCGGCTCTGCTGGTGACCGGCACATGGATGTTTGTTTCGCAGAATTATTGGCTCAAGGTGACATATCCTTCGATTCTGCTTGCGGCCGGATACACTGTCATCGTTTCCAAACGTTTCCTCACAACCGAGAAACGCAAGGAACTGGTCGAAGCCTCACAAATCGAAACCAACAAAATGCTCGGACTTTCTTTTCAGGGCCAGGGCATGCTGGATCTCGCGTTCGAGAAGTTCAGAACCCTCCCGCTGGACGAAGCTGTTGCCGATCTGCTTTACAACCTGAGCCTCGATTTCGAAAGGAAGCGACAGTACAACAAGGCTGTCGCTGTCTATGATTACATCGCGACAAAATTCAAAGGCTACAAAGACATCACGACACGGCTGGAGAATTTGAAGAAAGCTGCCGATGGCGCTGTTTTCGGCTCGTCGGTGGGCCGCGGTAAAGACTCGACGATCATGACCGAGAGCGGAGGCATGAAGCCGACACTCGGACGGTACGAGGTCGAAAAGGAACTGGGCCGAGGAGCGATGGGAATTGTTTATCTTGGAAGGGATCCCAAGATCAACCGGCAGGTGGCCATTAAAACGATGATGCTGGAGCTGGAAGGAACGGCCGAGCAGGTGAAGGAACTGAAGAGCCGGTTCTTCCGCGAGGCTGAATCCGCCGGAAACCTGAATCATCCCAATATCGTCCGCATTTTCGATGCCGGCGAGGAGAACGAAATCGCCTACATCGCGATGGAGTTGCTCGAGGGACACGATCTCAAACGCTATTGCGACAAAGCTTCGTTGCTTCCGCTGGAAACAGTGCTCGACTTCTGCGCCAAGACCGCCGACGGTCTGGACTACGCGCATCAGGCCGGCGTGATTCATCGCGACATCAAGCCCGCGAACATCATGCTGTTAAAAGATGGAACGCTGCGTACTACCGATTTCGGAATCGCACGAATGGCCGCTTCCTCGAAAACCGCCACCGGAACGGTTATGGGAACGCCCTCGTACATGAGCCCGGAACAGGTTTCCGGTAAGAAAGTGGACGGCCGGTCGGATCTGTGGTCGCTCGGCGTCATGTTGTACGAACTCAGCACCGGCGAGAAACCTTTCAAAGGTGGCGACGCCATCGGAACTCTGCTGTTCCAGATTGCGAATGATACGCCGACGCCACCAGCCACTTACCGCCCGGATTTACCCGCTGATGTCATCGCTGTCATTGATAAATGCCTGCAAAAAGACCCGGATGCCCGGTATCAGAGGGGCGCCGACCTGGCCGCCGATCTGCGCCGTGTCATCGAACGGTTGAAATCAGGCACGCCGGCTCCGGTGGTCAACGCCGCACCAGCCGCAGCCGTGGCAGCTGCAGCTGCCACGGCTGCGGCCGACAAGACCGCAGTTCTGGGCAATCCGCTCAAACCAGACGGACCAGATGTGGCCGGTGATAGGACTATACATATTGATCAGAATGAGAAATCGTGAACAGGCTGGCAATAAAGATTGCGGGGCTGACCGATCCGGGAAAGTCCCGCTCAAACAATGAAGACGCCGTATGGATCGATCCGCAGGCTAACCTGCTGATTGTGGCTGACGGAATGGGCGGCCATCAGGCAGGAGAAGTCGCCAGCGGATTGGCTATAAAAACGATCCCGGACCACCTTCAACAGCTGGTCCACAAAGGAACAGCAGGCGAGGTTGCGGATGAGCGGCTTTCCGGGGAAACCAATCGGTTGGGATTCTGTTTCAAAATCGCCAACCAGATGATTTTCGAGGCGGCCAAGCGCTATCCGGAGGACCACGGCATGGGTACGACCTGCACAGCGGCTCTGATCACCGGCGGCCGCCTCAGTCTTGCGCATGTCGGCGACAGCCGTTGTTATCTGATTCGCCGCGGCGAGATCGAGCAACTGACGGAAGATCATTCGCTGGTTATGGAACAGGTACGACACGGCCTCCTCTCGAAAGACGATGAGGCCGTCAAAAGAGGACAGAATATTCTGACGCGTTCTCTCGGGACCAGCGCCGAAGTCAAAATCGACATGCAGGAATATCCGCTTTATCCTGGCGATTGCCTTCTGCTCTGCTCCGACGGACTCGAAAAAGAGCTGACGGACGATCAGATATTGGAAATTGTGATGAAAACATCAGGGCCTGAAGATTGCGCCAGGAATCTGATTGAAGCGGCGAACGCCGCTGGTGGACGAGACAACATTACGGTTGCGGTTGCTCAAATCGAAAAAGCAAGTTTGAGCGAGTCCATCCTGTCATTTATGAAAACCTCATTTGGTTGGAAGGCGCCGTCATGAGCATTCATTCACCCCTGGAGGTCCCTCGGAATGGCTAAGTTCCTGCTCCAATTCGAAGGCGCAGTTCTTAAGGAAATCCCCGCCAAGGACGAAATCACTGTCGGCCGGAAGCCGGACAACGATGTCGTCATCGACAATCCTGCAGTAAGCAGCCACCATTGCCGGATAAAACTGGTCGGCGATACCTTCTTCGTCGAGGACCTCAATTCGACAAACGGCGTTTTCGTCAACGCAAAGAAAATCGTGAAGTCCGGACTCCAGAACAATGACGTCATCGGTATCGCAAAGCACGCGCTGAAATTCCTCGATGACAAACAAGAGGAGAGCCCGACCGTCGCAATACCCCCGAAAAAGGCAGCTCAGGACGCCACCATCATGATCGCTCCTGAGAGACAGCAGGAGCTTGCGGCAGCTTCCACTACCGCCGCTCAGAAAAAGCCGGCGATGGTTCGCGTTACAAAAGGAGTGGTCGATCAACTCGACTACGAACTTAAAACGCGTTCAACTTACCTGGGCAAATCCGACCGCGTTCAGATCAAGATTAAAGGCAAAGGCCTGTTCGGATCGGCGCCGGAAAGCGCGGCGATGATCGTGAACCAGGATGGCTACTTTCTGGTGCCGATCGTGGCCGGTTACGTCAAGTTGAACGGGAAAGCACTACAGGAAAAACAGCCGCTCGCCGATGGCGACATCATCGAGGCCGGGGGCACGACTTTAAAATTCGAAGTCCAGAACTGATCGGGCGAGACGCCTTGGAGTCAATCACAAGTCT
It includes:
- a CDS encoding serine/threonine-protein kinase codes for the protein MKKLFTSDLFFGIVLTLFVAGSYLIGSTFLESVELKFYDVRAKFRQESGQPNDVAIIAIDDNSLTQLGRWPWPRSRIAAMLDKVGSYGPKVIGLNILFSEPDHNPGIAALDQLATRYKELAESKVVIENDPASKKPLAPGAPSAILEAIDTAKQSLDEDAKLAASLKGKKVVLPMFFDLSAGLGGKPDPLPPEIARSAMTILPSGSPNYVVSEKASYPVALFMADAVGIGHINVVPDRDGTVRRVPVSVAYGDAMYPAYALELLRVYLGLDSKDLKIAQDDKVILGGIEAPLDETGLMNITFRGPERTFPYYSFFDVLNDKVNPDQFKDRIVLLGSTAIGLDSRWVTPTGTNFNSVELTANIIDDLLTKKFLVRPSWARAAELLLILFVGIFVSLLLPRMKAAMGAIVSLVFLAALLVTGTWMFVSQNYWLKVTYPSILLAAGYTVIVSKRFLTTEKRKELVEASQIETNKMLGLSFQGQGMLDLAFEKFRTLPLDEAVADLLYNLSLDFERKRQYNKAVAVYDYIATKFKGYKDITTRLENLKKAADGAVFGSSVGRGKDSTIMTESGGMKPTLGRYEVEKELGRGAMGIVYLGRDPKINRQVAIKTMMLELEGTAEQVKELKSRFFREAESAGNLNHPNIVRIFDAGEENEIAYIAMELLEGHDLKRYCDKASLLPLETVLDFCAKTADGLDYAHQAGVIHRDIKPANIMLLKDGTLRTTDFGIARMAASSKTATGTVMGTPSYMSPEQVSGKKVDGRSDLWSLGVMLYELSTGEKPFKGGDAIGTLLFQIANDTPTPPATYRPDLPADVIAVIDKCLQKDPDARYQRGADLAADLRRVIERLKSGTPAPVVNAAPAAAVAAAAATAAADKTAVLGNPLKPDGPDVAGDRTIHIDQNEKS
- a CDS encoding Stp1/IreP family PP2C-type Ser/Thr phosphatase, whose translation is MNRLAIKIAGLTDPGKSRSNNEDAVWIDPQANLLIVADGMGGHQAGEVASGLAIKTIPDHLQQLVHKGTAGEVADERLSGETNRLGFCFKIANQMIFEAAKRYPEDHGMGTTCTAALITGGRLSLAHVGDSRCYLIRRGEIEQLTEDHSLVMEQVRHGLLSKDDEAVKRGQNILTRSLGTSAEVKIDMQEYPLYPGDCLLLCSDGLEKELTDDQILEIVMKTSGPEDCARNLIEAANAAGGRDNITVAVAQIEKASLSESILSFMKTSFGWKAPS
- a CDS encoding FHA domain-containing protein, which translates into the protein MAKFLLQFEGAVLKEIPAKDEITVGRKPDNDVVIDNPAVSSHHCRIKLVGDTFFVEDLNSTNGVFVNAKKIVKSGLQNNDVIGIAKHALKFLDDKQEESPTVAIPPKKAAQDATIMIAPERQQELAAASTTAAQKKPAMVRVTKGVVDQLDYELKTRSTYLGKSDRVQIKIKGKGLFGSAPESAAMIVNQDGYFLVPIVAGYVKLNGKALQEKQPLADGDIIEAGGTTLKFEVQN